A section of the Choristoneura fumiferana chromosome 5, NRCan_CFum_1, whole genome shotgun sequence genome encodes:
- the IP3K1 gene encoding inositol-trisphosphate 3-kinase-like protein isoform X2 has protein sequence MRSDAATEHHSQASSRSLTSLAVRVCTRIANHSLVFAPSSPTHAMTVTSKMNSVSRQSVLSRLGPGGLLYAANKIIAVAVPGKDEDRWRGKEEGVLFKRWRRSSPETAPPPAQPSELLKFLAINALELSAPASDALLKSRSSEWFQLAGHPGSLAPAGPGTVWKRRAAGDHPRHNPERDAYEALAACPHMRAAIPRYYRELEYGGESFIELQDLLHGFRDPHVMDVKMGTRTFLEDEVSNARARADLYEKMVRLDPTAPTEAEHAARAVTKLRYMQFREQRSSSAEQGFRIEAVKLPGEPPLTDLQNVREPHQLASTVARFLGTNDRARRDIAARLREIRDLFERSDFFKKHEIVGSSIFIIYDEERAGAWLIDFAKTRRVPEEAEVTHRAPWQQGNHEEGFLYGLDRLIDIIETASLAPAAAEPDVSR, from the exons ATGCGGTCCGACGCCGCCACCGAGCATCACTCGCAGGCCAGCAGTCGCTCGCTCACGTCGCTCGCTGTCCGCGTTTGTACTCGCATTGCTAATCACTCACTCGTGTTCGCGCCTTCGTCGCCCACGCACGCCATGACTGTCACCAGCAAGATGAACAGCGTTTCCCGCCAATCGGTGCTGAGCCGTCTCGGCCCCGGTGGACTACTTTACGccgcaaataaaattattgcg GTCGCTGTGCCTGGCAAGGATGAGGACCGCTGGCGCGGCAAGGAGGAAGGCGTCCTGTTCAAACGCTGGCGCCGCTCCTCGCCCGAGACCGCCCCTCCTCCGGCGCAGCCTTCTGAACTGCTCAAGTTCCTAGCTATT AATGCGCTAGAGTTATCAGCGCCCGCGTCTGACGCTCTGCTGAAGTCCCGTTCTTCGGAATGGTTCCAGCTGGCGGGTCACCCGGGTTCGCTGGCGCCCGCGGGCCCCGGCACCGTGTGGAAGCGCCGCGCCGCCGGCGACCACCCGCGCCACAACCCCGAGCGCGACGCCTACGAGGCCCTGGCCGCCTGCCCGCACATGCGCGCCGCCATCCCGCGCTACTACCGCGAGCTCGAGTATGGCGGCGAGAGCTTCATAGAGCTCCAGGACTTGCTCCACGGCTTCCGTGACCCCCACGTTATGGATGTCAAGATGGGAACCCGCACGTTCCTCGAGGACGAGGTCAGCAACGCGCGCGCTCGCGCCGACCTGTACGAGAAGATGGTGCGGCTCGACCCCACCGCGCCCACCGAGGCCGAGCACGCCGCGCGCGCCGTCACCAAACTGCGCTACATGCAGTTCCGCGAGCAGCGCTCGTCTTCCGCCGAGCAGGGTTTCCGCATCGAAGCCGTCAAGCTCCCGGGCGAACCTCCTCTCACGGACCTTCAGAACGTTCGCGAGCCGCACCAACTAGCATCGACAGTGGCCCGGTTCCTCGGAACTAACGATCGCGCCCGCCGCGATATCGCTGCTCGCCTCCGCGAAATCCGAGACCTCTTTGAACGCTCAGATTTCTTTAAGAAACATGAGATCGTCGGGAGCAGCATTTTCATCATTTACGATGAGGAGCGCGCTGGAGCTTGGCTCATAGACTTCGCCAAGACCAGGAGAGTGCCGGAAGAGGCTGAAGTGACCCACCGCGCGCCTTGGCAGCAAGGTAACCACGAAGAAGGTTTTCTTTACGGATTAGATAGACTGATAGACATAATAGAAACGGCCAGCCTCGCACCTGCTGCGGCGGAGCCCGATGTGTCGCGCTGA
- the IP3K1 gene encoding inositol-trisphosphate 3-kinase-like protein isoform X5, whose product MLTKQKLLIRVAVPGKDEDRWRGKEEGVLFKRWRRSSPETAPPPAQPSELLKFLAINALELSAPASDALLKSRSSEWFQLAGHPGSLAPAGPGTVWKRRAAGDHPRHNPERDAYEALAACPHMRAAIPRYYRELEYGGESFIELQDLLHGFRDPHVMDVKMGTRTFLEDEVSNARARADLYEKMVRLDPTAPTEAEHAARAVTKLRYMQFREQRSSSAEQGFRIEAVKLPGEPPLTDLQNVREPHQLASTVARFLGTNDRARRDIAARLREIRDLFERSDFFKKHEIVGSSIFIIYDEERAGAWLIDFAKTRRVPEEAEVTHRAPWQQGNHEEGFLYGLDRLIDIIETASLAPAAAEPDVSR is encoded by the exons GTCGCTGTGCCTGGCAAGGATGAGGACCGCTGGCGCGGCAAGGAGGAAGGCGTCCTGTTCAAACGCTGGCGCCGCTCCTCGCCCGAGACCGCCCCTCCTCCGGCGCAGCCTTCTGAACTGCTCAAGTTCCTAGCTATT AATGCGCTAGAGTTATCAGCGCCCGCGTCTGACGCTCTGCTGAAGTCCCGTTCTTCGGAATGGTTCCAGCTGGCGGGTCACCCGGGTTCGCTGGCGCCCGCGGGCCCCGGCACCGTGTGGAAGCGCCGCGCCGCCGGCGACCACCCGCGCCACAACCCCGAGCGCGACGCCTACGAGGCCCTGGCCGCCTGCCCGCACATGCGCGCCGCCATCCCGCGCTACTACCGCGAGCTCGAGTATGGCGGCGAGAGCTTCATAGAGCTCCAGGACTTGCTCCACGGCTTCCGTGACCCCCACGTTATGGATGTCAAGATGGGAACCCGCACGTTCCTCGAGGACGAGGTCAGCAACGCGCGCGCTCGCGCCGACCTGTACGAGAAGATGGTGCGGCTCGACCCCACCGCGCCCACCGAGGCCGAGCACGCCGCGCGCGCCGTCACCAAACTGCGCTACATGCAGTTCCGCGAGCAGCGCTCGTCTTCCGCCGAGCAGGGTTTCCGCATCGAAGCCGTCAAGCTCCCGGGCGAACCTCCTCTCACGGACCTTCAGAACGTTCGCGAGCCGCACCAACTAGCATCGACAGTGGCCCGGTTCCTCGGAACTAACGATCGCGCCCGCCGCGATATCGCTGCTCGCCTCCGCGAAATCCGAGACCTCTTTGAACGCTCAGATTTCTTTAAGAAACATGAGATCGTCGGGAGCAGCATTTTCATCATTTACGATGAGGAGCGCGCTGGAGCTTGGCTCATAGACTTCGCCAAGACCAGGAGAGTGCCGGAAGAGGCTGAAGTGACCCACCGCGCGCCTTGGCAGCAAGGTAACCACGAAGAAGGTTTTCTTTACGGATTAGATAGACTGATAGACATAATAGAAACGGCCAGCCTCGCACCTGCTGCGGCGGAGCCCGATGTGTCGCGCTGA